From a single Rutidosis leptorrhynchoides isolate AG116_Rl617_1_P2 chromosome 5, CSIRO_AGI_Rlap_v1, whole genome shotgun sequence genomic region:
- the LOC139848180 gene encoding putative FBD-associated F-box protein At3g12840 gives MDRIQSSFTTLQLQAGSHERPNFDDYISQMSDDVLAVILSLMPIKDAVTTSILARRWRNLWHNLGLLNFDGDPEKEKFINQISSCALSLQSLSLRVEQTEGCLIHDSVPMLPNLKKLKIAVGENRDDDSLVYLASLMNACPNLVSFSIKSRWDSPIISMKKARGATINPHKHLKIFKIKNYKGRKSDFELAAYIIETVVSLKKVTIIVTRPSMYEEAFQYSAEGLIEFTMPKGVELVIV, from the exons ATGGACCGCATACAGAGCTCTTTTACTACTCTTCAGCTGCAG GCGGGAAGTCATGAAAGACCAAATTTTGATGATTATATAAGCCAAATGTCGGATGATGTACTCGCTGTGATACTGTCTCTAATGCCTATCAAGGATGCGGTGACCACTAGCATTCTGGCTAGAAGATGGCGAAACTTATGGCATAATTTAGGGCTATTAAACTTTGATGGTGATCCGGAAAAAGAAAAGTTCATCAATCAG ATTTCATCTTGTGCTTTGTCCCTGCAGTCTCTTTCCTTACGGGTGGAGCAAACCGAG GGATGTTTAATACATGACTCTGTTCCCATGTTACCAAATCTGAAGAAATTGAAAATTGCTGTTGGTGAAAACAGAGATGATGATAGTCTTGTATATTTGGCTTCCCTAATGAATGCATGCCCAAATTTGGTGTCTTTTTCTATAAAG TCAAGGTGGGATTCACCAATCATAAGTATGAAGAAAGCAAGGGGTGCTACCATTAATCCCCATAAACACCTCAAGATTTTTAAAATCAAGAACTACAAGGGTCGAAAATCTGACTTTGAACTTGCTGCATACATCATAGAAACCGTTGTCTCACTGAAGAAAGTTACGATCATAGTTACAAGGCCCTCGATGTATGAGGAAGCTTTTCAATATTCTGCCGAGGGCTTAATAGAATTTACAATGCCTAAAGGTGTGGAGTTGGTCATAGTTTAA
- the LOC139850424 gene encoding F-box protein At4g09920-like codes for MDPIQSSSTTFQLQARSHQRQRLNSYDYISQMPDEVLILILARMPIKYAVATSSLATRWRYLWRDLRQLNFDGRETKRKKYIKQVNSVIKSYNHPTVNDFRISCRLNLKHKHAINKWIKFAVKKKVEFLELDLTDPCPYKTSRDGIKSEYTRSNARCFPMVKKVLPNLKKLILKDVIVRKGVFEAFLKNSPHLEMIAIEDPVYMDHIHLSGQCCNLKCFQIVDTEYGYVRSVNLSDLDLVSFTFRGYDIDLRLAHLPKLNELDLDLGGMKIENVFGRISSCVLSLQSLSLHVNQPEGYLIHVYLPRLPNLKKLKLAFGGTFNDCLVLLDAVLSACPNLETFSIKLICILTMAPIIHKRRAEDATNAHKHLKLVEMAGYKGRKCDFELAAYILQTPAVALKKVVIAIARWDSKGEEAARCSAERIKSIKPQGVELVIV; via the exons ATGGACCCCATACAGAGCTCTTCAACTACTTTTCAACTGCAG GCCCGAAGTCATCAAAGACAAAGACTAAATTCTTATGATTATATAAGCCAAATGCCAGACGAAGTACTCATTTTGATACTGGCTCGAATGCCTATCAAGTATGCGGTGGCCACTAGCAGCCTCGCTACAAGATGGAGATACTTGTGGCGTGATTTAAGGCAATTAAACTTTGATGGTAGGGAGACAAAAAGGAAAAAGTACATTAAGCAGGTCAATTCGGTCATCAAAAGCTACAACCACCCAACCGTCAATGACTTTAGGATCAGTTGTCGTCTCAACCTCAAGCATAAACATGCTATTAATAAATGGATCAAGTTTGCAGTAAAAAAAAAGGTTGAATTTCTTGAACTAGATTTGACGGACCCTTGTCCTTATAAGACTTCAAGAGATGGAATAAAAAGTGAGTATACAAGAAGCAATGCAAGATGTTTTCCTATGGTCAAGAAGGTGCTGCCGAATCTTAAAAAACTTATACTCAAAGATGTTATTGTAAGGAAAGGAGTTTTTGAGGCATTTTTAAAGAATTCTCCGCATCTTGAGATGATAGCAATTGAAGATCCAGTATATATGGATCATATTCACCTCAGCGGACAATGTTGTAACTTAAAATGCTTTCAAATTGTGGATACTGAATATGGTTATGTTAGATCTGTCAATTTATCGGATTTGGACCTTGTGTCGTTTACCTTTCGTGGTTACGATATAGATTTACGTCTTGCTCATCTTCCTAAACTGAATGAACTTGACCTTGATTTGGGTGGGATGAAAATTGAGAATGTGTTCGGCCGGATTTCATCTTGTGTTTTGTCCCTGCAATCTCTTTCCTTGCATGTGAATCAACCTGAG GGATACTTAATACATGTATATCTTCCAAGGTTACCAAATCTAAAGAAATTGAAACTGGCATTTGGTGGCACCTTCAATGATTGTCTTGTATTATTGGATGCCGTATTGAGTGCATGTCCAAATTTAGAGACTTTTTCTATTAAGCTAATTTGCATCTTAACAATGGCGCCAATCATACATAAGAGGAGAGCAGAGGATGCTACAAATGCACACAAACACCTCAAACTTGTTGAAATGGCGGGATATAAGGGTCGAAAATGTGACTTTGAACTTGCTGCATACATCTTACAAACTCCTGCTGTTGCACTGAAGAAGGTTGTGATTGCAATTGCAAGGTGGGATTCGAAGGGGGAGGAAGCCGCTCGATGTTCTGCTGAGCGCATAAAATCAATAAAGCCTCAAGGTGTGGAGTTGGTCATAGTCTAA